One Bufo gargarizans isolate SCDJY-AF-19 chromosome 4, ASM1485885v1, whole genome shotgun sequence DNA window includes the following coding sequences:
- the LOC122934020 gene encoding uncharacterized protein LOC122934020 isoform X4: protein MMEDHQPPIKEERTTPSPLLLQDGSEEHQSIPYDDQIDGNKLLNLDKDLNNIKAEDTYVRSDEQIIEDIPTDNHPD from the exons atgatggaggatcaccagccACCAA TTAAAGAAGAGAGAACaactcccagtcctcttcttctacaggatggttcagaagaacatcaaaGCATTCCATATGATGATCAGATAGATGGAAATAAG CTTTTAAATCTGGATAaagatctgaacaatattaaGGCTGAAGATACATATGTGAGGAGTGATGAGCAGATCATAGAGGACATTCCCACCGATAACCacccag